The Streptomyces sp. NBC_00691 genome has a segment encoding these proteins:
- a CDS encoding chorismate mutase: MTTNTATPEKTGARTDEAATLIGGARDRIDALDDRIIGLIQERMAVSAVIQEARISSGGRRVNLNREMEVLGHYRDALGKPGTALAMTMLELCRGRI; the protein is encoded by the coding sequence ATGACGACGAACACCGCCACCCCCGAGAAGACCGGCGCCCGGACCGACGAGGCGGCGACGCTGATCGGCGGCGCCCGCGACCGCATCGACGCGCTCGACGACCGGATCATCGGTCTCATCCAGGAACGGATGGCCGTCTCGGCCGTCATCCAGGAGGCCCGGATCTCCTCCGGCGGCCGCCGGGTGAACCTGAACCGCGAGATGGAGGTCCTCGGCCACTACAGGGACGCCCTCGGCAAGCCGGGTACGGCGCTGGCGATGACGATGCTGGAGCTGTGCCGGGGCCGCATCTGA
- the guaA gene encoding glutamine-hydrolyzing GMP synthase — translation MSSATPAAAPDVTNPDVVLVVDFGAQYAQLIARRVREARVYSEIVPSTMPVAEMLAKNPKAIILSGGPSSVYAEAAPRLDRAIFEAGVPVFGMCYGFQLMATTLGGTVDNTGAREYGRTPLHVSKAGSTLFEGTPVEQSVWMSHGDACSAAPEGFSVTASTDVVPVAAFENDEKKLYGVQYHPEVLHSTHGQQILEHFLYRGAGIEPSWTTGNVIEEQVAAIRAQVGDKRAVCGLSGGVDSAVAAALVQKAIGSQLTCVYVDHGLMRKGETEQVEKDFVASTGVNLKVVDAQERFLTALAGVSDPETKRKIIGREFIRVFEQAQLEILQEDGPEVAFLVQGTLYPDIVESGGGTGTANIKSHHNVGGLPDDIEFELVEPLRQLFKDEVRMVGQELGLPEEIVQRQPFPGPGLGIRIVGEVTKERLDLLREADAIAREELTAAGLDREIWQCPVVLLADVRSVGVQGDGRTYGHPIVLRPVSSEDAMTADWSRLPYDVLAKISTRITNEVEDVNRVVLDVTSKPPGTIEWE, via the coding sequence GTGTCATCAGCGACCCCCGCTGCCGCGCCCGACGTCACCAACCCGGACGTAGTCCTCGTTGTCGACTTCGGCGCCCAGTACGCCCAGCTCATCGCCCGTCGTGTCCGTGAGGCCCGGGTCTACAGCGAGATCGTCCCGTCCACCATGCCGGTGGCCGAGATGCTGGCCAAGAACCCGAAGGCGATCATCCTCTCCGGCGGCCCGTCCTCCGTGTACGCCGAGGCCGCCCCGCGCCTCGACCGTGCGATCTTCGAGGCGGGCGTCCCCGTCTTCGGCATGTGCTACGGCTTCCAGCTGATGGCGACGACCCTCGGTGGCACCGTCGACAACACCGGCGCCCGCGAGTACGGCCGCACCCCGCTGCACGTCTCCAAGGCCGGCTCCACCCTCTTCGAGGGCACCCCGGTCGAGCAGTCCGTGTGGATGTCGCACGGCGACGCCTGCTCCGCCGCCCCCGAGGGCTTCTCCGTCACCGCGTCCACGGACGTCGTGCCGGTCGCCGCCTTCGAGAACGACGAGAAGAAGCTCTACGGCGTCCAGTACCACCCCGAGGTGCTGCACTCCACGCACGGCCAGCAGATCCTGGAGCACTTCCTCTACCGCGGCGCCGGCATCGAGCCCAGCTGGACCACGGGCAACGTGATCGAGGAGCAGGTCGCGGCCATCCGCGCCCAGGTCGGCGACAAGCGCGCCGTCTGCGGCCTTTCCGGCGGCGTCGACTCCGCGGTGGCCGCCGCACTCGTGCAGAAGGCCATCGGCTCGCAGCTCACCTGCGTGTACGTCGACCACGGCCTCATGCGCAAGGGCGAGACCGAGCAGGTCGAGAAGGACTTCGTCGCCTCCACCGGCGTCAACCTCAAGGTCGTCGACGCGCAGGAGCGGTTCCTCACCGCCCTCGCCGGCGTCTCCGACCCCGAGACCAAGCGGAAGATCATCGGCCGCGAGTTCATCCGGGTCTTCGAGCAGGCGCAGCTGGAGATCCTCCAGGAGGACGGCCCCGAGGTCGCCTTCCTCGTCCAGGGCACCCTGTACCCGGACATCGTCGAGTCCGGCGGCGGCACCGGCACCGCCAACATCAAGTCCCACCACAACGTGGGCGGCCTCCCCGACGACATCGAGTTCGAGCTCGTCGAGCCGCTGCGCCAGCTGTTCAAGGACGAGGTCCGGATGGTCGGCCAGGAGCTCGGCCTGCCCGAGGAGATCGTCCAGCGCCAGCCGTTCCCCGGCCCCGGCCTCGGCATCCGCATCGTCGGCGAGGTCACCAAGGAGCGCCTTGACCTGCTGCGCGAGGCCGACGCCATCGCCCGCGAGGAGCTCACCGCGGCCGGTCTCGACCGCGAGATCTGGCAGTGCCCGGTCGTCCTGCTCGCCGACGTCCGCTCCGTGGGCGTCCAGGGCGACGGCCGCACCTACGGTCACCCGATCGTGCTGCGCCCCGTCTCCTCCGAGGACGCCATGACGGCCGACTGGTCGCGCCTGCCGTACGACGTTCTCGCCAAGATCTCGACCCGCATCACCAACGAGGTCGAGGACGTCAACCGGGTCGTCCTCGACGTCACCAGCAAGCCGCCGGGCACCATCGAGTGGGAGTAG
- a CDS encoding class II aldolase/adducin family protein yields the protein MSVIPDPVPVDRLHFAMPPVHATAEEERTHRRQRLAGALRVFGRFGYEEGVSGHISARDPELPDCYWVNPFGAPFEEISASDLILVNGDGQVVRGGQYVNQAAFTVHAQVHRARPDVVAVAHTHSLHGRALAALGELLDPITQEACAFYQDHALYDAYTGVTVDPEEGRRIALALGTFKAIVLRNHGLLTVGASVDAAAWWFIALERCAQVQLAARAAGKPVLIDHREAVATREQLGGDLVAWINYQPLWRRISRTAPELLS from the coding sequence ATGAGCGTGATACCCGACCCCGTTCCCGTCGACCGGCTCCACTTCGCCATGCCGCCCGTCCACGCGACGGCCGAGGAGGAACGCACCCACCGCAGACAGCGGCTCGCCGGCGCGCTCCGGGTCTTCGGGCGGTTCGGTTACGAGGAGGGCGTCTCGGGCCACATCAGCGCCCGCGACCCCGAACTCCCCGACTGCTACTGGGTGAACCCCTTCGGGGCGCCGTTCGAGGAGATCTCGGCGAGCGACCTCATCCTGGTCAACGGCGACGGGCAGGTCGTCCGGGGTGGGCAGTACGTCAACCAGGCCGCGTTCACCGTCCACGCCCAGGTCCACCGGGCCCGGCCCGACGTCGTGGCCGTCGCCCACACCCACTCCCTGCACGGCCGGGCCCTCGCCGCGCTCGGCGAACTCCTCGACCCGATCACCCAGGAGGCCTGCGCCTTCTACCAGGACCACGCGCTCTACGACGCCTACACCGGCGTCACCGTGGACCCCGAGGAGGGACGCCGGATCGCCCTCGCGCTCGGCACGTTCAAGGCGATCGTGCTCCGCAACCACGGCCTGCTCACCGTCGGCGCCTCCGTCGACGCGGCCGCCTGGTGGTTCATCGCCCTGGAGCGCTGCGCCCAGGTGCAGCTGGCCGCGCGGGCGGCCGGGAAACCGGTCCTGATCGACCACCGCGAGGCCGTCGCGACCCGCGAACAGCTCGGCGGCGACCTCGTCGCATGGATCAACTACCAGCCCCTCTGGCGCAGGATCAGCCGCACGGCGCCCGAACTCCTGTCGTAG
- a CDS encoding DoxX family protein: MTGHAGRSDSAADGTGGAGGASGPDGTLGTGDPGSAGRTGAAGTLDRWKALGSRYALLPLRVFLGVTFVYAAFDKLTDSAFFADSGTGSIGEMMTGVRDSSAIPALVDLALKNPAGFGYAIAFGELAVGIGTLVGLFGRVAALGGALISLSLWLTVSWQVNPYYLGNDLAYLMAWLPLVLAGASVLSLDRLLAERRRTR; this comes from the coding sequence ATGACGGGACACGCGGGCCGGTCGGACAGCGCGGCCGACGGAACCGGTGGCGCGGGCGGTGCGAGCGGCCCGGACGGGACCCTGGGCACGGGAGATCCCGGCAGTGCGGGCCGGACCGGCGCCGCCGGCACGCTCGACCGGTGGAAGGCGCTCGGCTCCCGCTACGCCCTCCTCCCGCTCCGCGTCTTCCTCGGCGTCACCTTCGTCTACGCCGCCTTCGACAAGCTCACCGACTCCGCCTTCTTCGCCGACTCCGGCACGGGCTCCATCGGCGAGATGATGACCGGTGTCCGCGACAGCTCGGCCATCCCCGCCCTGGTCGACCTCGCCCTCAAGAACCCCGCCGGCTTCGGCTACGCCATCGCCTTCGGCGAGCTCGCCGTCGGGATCGGGACCCTCGTGGGTCTCTTCGGCCGGGTCGCGGCGCTCGGCGGCGCCCTGATCTCCCTGAGCCTCTGGCTGACCGTGAGCTGGCAGGTGAACCCGTACTACCTCGGCAACGACCTCGCCTATCTGATGGCCTGGCTGCCGTTGGTGCTGGCCGGGGCGTCGGTGCTGTCGCTCGACCGGCTCCTCGCCGAACGGCGCCGGACCCGGTAG
- a CDS encoding PspC domain-containing protein translates to MTSSTPSQHEAPPPAEAVSAPPLRRSRGSKVVGGVCGGLGRYFDLDPVIFRVVVGVLAVPGGLGLIFYGFAWLLIPLEGEEENDGRRLLTGRVSGGTLAAVLMALVGCGVFLSMLHSGSMLGSALLVAFALSSAAIWSRHRQAGAVEAEGRADAATASRPVAEAPPETKAPPLVESPSWWRDPIVKDGSTGKVAIGYLWGPQGIVDQDGLVDGEVPKPGGRWNGVRTDPGRPTPSIRRSPFSIGGLVYLLAMVAAVVGTSLTWESEPLGTSLQTGLVAALAVFGLGLVVSSFLGRTGFGTIFLTVVTAGLLALTTALPSRITTEWMRETWKPASVAAVQPRYELGTGVGTLDLSTLALPAGTTVSSSVEVGAGRLEVIVPKNAVVKLHAQAGLGDLRLPGEPADDIDISPDRDVTRTLDPPAGTTPAGTLDLSLEVGIGQVEVTRAAS, encoded by the coding sequence ATGACGAGTTCGACGCCTTCGCAGCACGAGGCCCCGCCGCCGGCGGAGGCCGTCTCCGCCCCTCCTCTGCGGCGCTCGCGCGGCAGCAAGGTGGTGGGCGGTGTCTGCGGTGGCCTCGGCCGGTACTTCGACCTGGACCCGGTGATCTTCCGGGTGGTGGTCGGTGTGCTCGCGGTGCCGGGCGGCCTGGGGCTGATCTTCTACGGCTTCGCCTGGCTGCTGATCCCGCTGGAGGGCGAGGAGGAGAACGACGGGCGCAGGCTGCTGACCGGCCGTGTCTCCGGGGGGACGCTGGCCGCCGTGCTGATGGCGCTGGTGGGCTGCGGGGTCTTCCTGTCGATGTTGCACAGCGGGTCGATGCTGGGCTCGGCCCTCCTGGTGGCGTTCGCGCTGTCGTCGGCGGCGATCTGGTCGCGGCACCGGCAGGCCGGCGCGGTGGAGGCGGAGGGACGGGCGGACGCGGCGACGGCCTCCCGGCCGGTCGCCGAGGCGCCGCCCGAGACCAAGGCCCCGCCGCTCGTCGAGTCCCCCTCGTGGTGGCGGGACCCGATCGTCAAGGACGGCTCGACGGGCAAGGTGGCGATCGGCTACCTGTGGGGGCCGCAGGGCATCGTGGACCAGGACGGTCTGGTGGACGGCGAGGTGCCGAAGCCGGGCGGCCGGTGGAACGGCGTCCGGACCGACCCCGGGCGGCCGACGCCCTCGATCCGGCGGAGCCCGTTCTCCATCGGTGGTCTCGTCTATCTGCTCGCGATGGTCGCGGCGGTGGTCGGCACCTCTCTGACCTGGGAGAGCGAGCCGCTGGGCACGAGCCTGCAGACCGGTCTGGTCGCGGCCCTGGCGGTGTTCGGCCTCGGCCTGGTGGTCAGCAGCTTCCTCGGCCGGACCGGGTTCGGCACGATCTTCCTCACCGTGGTCACGGCGGGCCTGCTCGCCCTGACCACGGCGCTGCCGAGCCGGATCACGACGGAGTGGATGCGCGAGACGTGGAAACCGGCGTCGGTCGCCGCCGTGCAGCCGCGCTACGAACTGGGGACCGGGGTCGGCACGCTCGACCTGTCGACGCTCGCGCTCCCGGCGGGCACGACCGTGTCGTCGTCGGTCGAGGTGGGCGCGGGCCGGCTCGAGGTGATCGTCCCGAAGAACGCGGTCGTGAAGCTCCACGCCCAGGCGGGACTCGGCGATCTGCGGCTGCCGGGCGAGCCGGCGGACGACATCGACATCTCGCCGGACCGCGACGTGACCCGGACCCTGGACCCGCCGGCCGGGACCACCCCGGCGGGCACCCTCGACCTCTCTCTCGAGGTCGGCATCGGACAGGTGGAGGTCACCCGTGCTGCTTCATGA
- a CDS encoding PspC domain-containing protein gives MSAAARVTDTDEPPVRRLYRSADGRWLGGVTRGLAGHLGLPVVWVRVAFVVMCFLDGLGLLIYAAFWIVVPLGVGGRTAPRPVFETTPDGRRRLRKPDRGQIFALLVLAIGAALLIGNISVDGESGRYVWPLLLVGGGVVLVWRQADNARRASWTDPGRRTRALQLARGLVGVALVGTGLAVFVVVRGSVAQLGTALTAAVAVLTGIALLSGPWLVRMSQDLTEERTMRIRAQERAEVAAHVHDSVLHTLTLIQRNAEDAGEVRRLARAQERELRNWLYKPEGTGRDEEPETLAEAVKKAAAEVEDKHGVPIEVVVVGDCPLDEGLVAQIQAAREAMVNAAKYGGEGGAVQVYAEVEGRTVFVSVRDRGPGFDLDAVPQDRMGVRESIIGRMQRNGGTARLRSVPGGGTEVELEMERADG, from the coding sequence ATGTCCGCAGCCGCTCGTGTCACCGACACCGACGAACCGCCCGTGCGCAGGCTCTACCGGAGCGCCGACGGGCGATGGCTCGGCGGTGTCACGCGCGGCCTCGCCGGACACCTCGGGCTGCCGGTCGTCTGGGTCCGCGTGGCCTTCGTGGTCATGTGCTTCCTGGACGGCCTCGGGCTGCTGATCTACGCGGCCTTCTGGATCGTCGTCCCGCTCGGTGTCGGCGGCCGGACCGCCCCGCGCCCCGTCTTCGAGACCACCCCCGACGGGCGCCGCAGACTGCGCAAGCCCGACCGGGGTCAGATCTTCGCCCTCCTCGTGCTCGCGATCGGCGCCGCGCTCCTCATCGGGAACATCAGCGTCGACGGCGAGTCCGGCCGCTACGTCTGGCCGCTGCTTCTCGTCGGCGGCGGTGTCGTCCTGGTCTGGCGCCAGGCGGACAACGCCCGCCGGGCCAGCTGGACCGACCCCGGCCGCCGCACCCGTGCCCTCCAGCTCGCCCGCGGCCTCGTCGGTGTCGCCCTGGTCGGCACCGGTCTCGCCGTCTTCGTGGTGGTCCGCGGCTCCGTCGCCCAGCTCGGCACGGCCCTCACCGCGGCCGTCGCCGTCCTCACCGGCATAGCCCTGCTCTCCGGACCGTGGCTGGTCCGGATGTCGCAGGACCTCACCGAGGAGCGGACCATGCGCATCCGCGCCCAGGAGCGCGCCGAGGTGGCGGCCCACGTCCACGACTCCGTGCTGCACACCCTCACCCTGATCCAGCGGAACGCCGAGGACGCGGGCGAGGTCCGCCGGCTCGCCCGCGCCCAGGAGCGGGAGCTGCGGAACTGGCTCTACAAGCCCGAGGGCACCGGCAGGGACGAGGAGCCCGAGACCCTCGCGGAGGCGGTGAAGAAGGCGGCGGCCGAGGTGGAGGACAAGCACGGCGTCCCGATCGAGGTGGTCGTCGTCGGCGACTGCCCGCTCGACGAAGGACTGGTCGCGCAGATCCAGGCCGCACGCGAGGCGATGGTCAACGCCGCGAAGTACGGTGGCGAGGGCGGGGCGGTACAGGTGTACGCGGAGGTCGAGGGCCGCACGGTGTTCGTCTCCGTCCGGGACCGGGGGCCGGGGTTCGACCTGGACGCCGTCCCCCAGGACAGGATGGGCGTACGAGAATCGATCATCGGCCGGATGCAGCGCAACGGCGGCACGGCCCGGCTGCGGTCCGTGCCGGGCGGGGGCACCGAAGTGGAGCTTGAGATGGAGAGGGCGGACGGATGA
- a CDS encoding response regulator transcription factor, with the protein MSDETEATGTEAGAGTERRVRVVLVDDHRMFRTGVQAEIGRTEVTGVEVVGEAADVDQAVTVITATRPEVVLLDVHLPGGGGVEVLRRCANLMSAAEDPVRFLALSVSDAAEDVIGVIRGGARGYVTKTITGTDLVDSVFRVQEGDAVFSPRLAGFVLDAFASTDAPPVDEDMDRLTQREREVLRLIARGYAYKEIAKQLYISVKTVESHVSAVLRKLQLSNRHELTRWATARRLV; encoded by the coding sequence ATGAGCGACGAGACGGAAGCGACCGGAACCGAGGCGGGGGCGGGCACGGAGCGCCGGGTGCGGGTGGTGCTCGTCGACGACCACCGGATGTTCCGTACGGGAGTGCAGGCCGAGATCGGCCGTACCGAGGTCACCGGTGTCGAGGTGGTCGGCGAGGCCGCCGACGTCGACCAGGCGGTCACCGTCATCACGGCGACCCGCCCCGAGGTCGTCCTCCTCGACGTCCACCTCCCGGGCGGCGGCGGGGTCGAGGTGCTGCGGCGCTGCGCGAACCTGATGAGCGCGGCGGAGGATCCGGTGCGCTTCCTCGCCCTGTCCGTCTCGGACGCTGCCGAGGACGTCATCGGGGTGATCCGGGGCGGTGCCCGCGGCTATGTCACCAAGACGATCACCGGTACCGACCTGGTCGACTCGGTCTTCCGGGTCCAGGAGGGCGACGCCGTGTTCTCGCCCCGGCTCGCCGGATTCGTCCTGGACGCCTTCGCGTCGACGGACGCTCCGCCGGTGGACGAGGACATGGACCGGCTGACCCAGCGGGAGCGGGAGGTGCTGCGGCTGATCGCCCGGGGGTACGCGTACAAGGAGATCGCCAAGCAGCTCTACATCTCGGTGAAGACGGTCGAGTCGCACGTCTCGGCCGTGCTGCGCAAGCTCCAGCTCTCCAACCGCCACGAACTGACCCGCTGGGCCACCGCCCGCCGCCTGGTCTGA
- a CDS encoding C40 family peptidase codes for MAAHRKPKQSPLGGQAGRTAATLALASAATATLFEGSAHAEPRPTTAQVKEKVDRLYEEAEVATERYNGAKEKADEARTAFERLRDEAARRTQRLNTARDGLGAMAAAQYRSGGLDPAVQLALTSNPDQYLERAALAERAGDRQAAAVSAVRRELAAVRQLRSEATGRLDALRAHETELRRQKAAVLGKLQAARTLLARLTAEERARYEAAEAGRDGTGTSAGNGGTGDAGTATAAPSVRADRSSGGDRGPVTAPNGRAAEAVSFARAQLGKPYVWGATGPSAYDCSGLTQAAWRAAGVSLPRTTYTQINAGTRVSRSQLAPGDLVFFYSGISHVGLYIGGGQMIHAPRPGAPVRVAPIDEMPFAGAARVG; via the coding sequence GTGGCAGCACACCGAAAACCCAAGCAGTCGCCCCTCGGTGGTCAGGCGGGCCGCACCGCCGCCACACTCGCCCTCGCCTCCGCCGCGACCGCGACTCTCTTCGAGGGGTCGGCACACGCCGAACCCCGGCCCACCACCGCCCAGGTCAAGGAGAAGGTCGACCGGCTGTACGAGGAGGCCGAGGTCGCGACCGAGCGGTACAACGGGGCGAAGGAGAAGGCGGACGAGGCCCGCACCGCCTTCGAGCGGCTGCGCGACGAGGCCGCCCGCAGGACCCAGCGGCTCAACACCGCGCGGGACGGGCTCGGGGCCATGGCCGCCGCCCAGTACCGGTCCGGGGGCCTCGATCCCGCCGTCCAGCTCGCCCTCACCTCGAACCCCGACCAGTACCTGGAGCGGGCCGCGCTCGCCGAGCGGGCCGGGGACCGGCAGGCGGCGGCCGTCAGCGCCGTACGCCGTGAGCTCGCCGCCGTCCGGCAGCTGCGTTCCGAGGCGACGGGACGTCTGGACGCGCTGCGCGCGCACGAGACGGAGCTGCGGCGGCAGAAGGCGGCCGTCCTCGGGAAGCTCCAGGCGGCACGGACGCTGCTCGCCCGGCTGACCGCGGAGGAACGCGCCCGCTACGAGGCCGCCGAGGCCGGCCGCGACGGCACCGGCACGTCGGCCGGGAACGGCGGCACCGGGGATGCGGGCACGGCGACCGCCGCCCCCTCCGTACGCGCGGACCGCTCCTCGGGCGGCGACCGCGGACCGGTGACCGCGCCGAACGGCCGGGCGGCCGAGGCCGTCTCCTTCGCCCGCGCCCAGCTGGGCAAGCCGTACGTCTGGGGGGCGACGGGCCCCTCCGCGTACGACTGCTCGGGCCTCACCCAGGCGGCCTGGCGCGCCGCCGGCGTCTCGCTGCCGCGCACCACGTACACCCAGATCAACGCGGGCACGCGGGTCTCCCGGTCCCAGCTCGCCCCCGGCGACCTGGTCTTCTTCTACTCCGGGATCAGCCACGTCGGGCTCTACATCGGCGGCGGCCAGATGATCCACGCCCCCCGCCCCGGCGCACCCGTACGGGTCGCCCCCATCGACGAGATGCCCTTCGCGGGAGCGGCCCGGGTGGGCTGA